In one window of Synechococcus sp. M16CYN DNA:
- the frr gene encoding ribosome recycling factor, with the protein MSIKDLEASMRKSVEATRCNLNAIRTSRASSSLLDRVNVEYYGIDTPLKALATLSTPDSQTIQIQPFDTSKLGVIEKAITKSELGFTPNNDGKVIRINVPPLTEERRKEFCKLAAKYSEEGKVALRNLRRDAIDKIKKQEKNGDFSEDQSRDEQDTIQKVLDKFIAELEKHLAEKEVDILKV; encoded by the coding sequence ATGTCAATTAAAGACCTTGAAGCCAGTATGCGTAAGTCAGTGGAAGCAACCCGGTGCAATTTGAATGCTATTCGTACTAGTCGAGCAAGTTCTTCCCTGCTTGATCGCGTTAACGTTGAATACTACGGTATTGACACACCGCTAAAAGCGTTGGCGACGCTTTCAACTCCTGATTCTCAAACGATTCAAATCCAACCGTTTGATACTAGCAAATTAGGAGTCATTGAAAAAGCAATTACCAAGAGTGAATTAGGTTTTACACCTAATAATGATGGTAAGGTTATTCGTATCAATGTGCCGCCGCTTACGGAAGAACGCCGCAAAGAATTCTGTAAGCTGGCAGCCAAATACTCAGAAGAGGGAAAGGTGGCTTTGCGCAATCTGCGCCGAGATGCGATTGATAAAATTAAAAAGCAAGAAAAAAATGGTGATTTTTCTGAAGACCAAAGTCGCGACGAACAAGATACTATTCAGAAGGTTCTTGATAAATTTATCGCTGAACTTGAAAAGCATTTAGCAGAAAAAGAAGTCGACATTTTAAAGGTATAA
- a CDS encoding transaldolase — translation MTSLLEQLSEMTVVVADTGDLEAIKKFTPRDATTNPSLILTAAQIPAYQNLIDEALRSSRKLIGEDAPVEEVVREALDEISVIFGKEILKIVPHRVSTEVDARLSYDTDATIEKGRKIIRLYNDAGISSDRVLIKIASTWEGIKAAEVLEKEGIHCNLTLLFGFGQAIACAEAGVTLISPFVGRILDWYKAETGRDSYPGTEDPGVLSVTKIFNYYKSFGYKTEVMGASFRNIDEIIELAGCDLLTISPKFLNQLQETHKPLARKLNASTSTSRVEQIQVDREHFDALMSEDRMAADKLDEGIKGFSKAIEILEQQLAHRLAEVEGGSAFGHAVQEIFLLNDFNGDGCITRDEWLGSDAIFDVLDQDHDGRLTPDDIRKGFGAALALTTN, via the coding sequence ATGACTAGCTTGCTTGAACAGCTCTCTGAGATGACCGTTGTTGTGGCAGATACCGGCGATCTTGAAGCAATTAAAAAATTCACACCTCGGGACGCAACTACCAACCCTTCACTAATCTTGACTGCTGCGCAGATTCCGGCTTATCAAAATTTGATTGATGAAGCGTTACGGTCTTCACGCAAGCTTATTGGAGAGGATGCTCCGGTAGAAGAGGTAGTGCGCGAAGCATTAGATGAGATAAGTGTGATTTTTGGTAAAGAGATTTTAAAAATCGTTCCCCACCGCGTATCAACTGAGGTCGATGCACGTTTAAGTTACGACACCGATGCTACGATCGAAAAGGGAAGGAAAATTATTCGACTTTATAACGATGCTGGGATCAGCAGTGATCGCGTGTTGATCAAAATTGCGTCCACCTGGGAAGGGATTAAGGCGGCAGAAGTACTTGAGAAAGAAGGTATTCATTGCAATCTCACGCTTCTTTTTGGCTTTGGACAGGCTATTGCCTGCGCCGAAGCAGGTGTGACTTTGATTTCTCCATTCGTGGGACGAATTTTGGATTGGTATAAAGCCGAGACAGGTCGTGATTCTTATCCAGGTACTGAGGATCCCGGTGTTCTTTCTGTGACTAAAATTTTTAATTACTACAAGAGCTTTGGTTACAAAACTGAAGTAATGGGGGCTAGCTTCCGCAACATAGACGAAATTATCGAATTGGCTGGTTGTGACCTTCTCACTATTTCTCCCAAGTTTCTTAATCAGTTGCAAGAGACACATAAACCTCTAGCTCGCAAGCTAAATGCTTCAACCTCAACTAGTAGAGTTGAACAAATTCAAGTAGATCGAGAGCATTTTGATGCGTTGATGTCAGAAGATCGCATGGCAGCTGACAAGCTCGATGAAGGCATTAAAGGCTTTAGTAAAGCAATTGAAATCCTTGAGCAACAGTTAGCTCATCGTCTTGCTGAAGTGGAGGGTGGATCGGCCTTTGGCCATGCTGTTCAAGAAATTTTCTTACTCAATGATTTTAATGGAGATGGATGCATTACTCGTGACGAATGGCTAGGGAGTGACGCCATCTTTGATGTTCTCGATCAGGATCACGATGGTCGTCTTACCCCAGACGATATCCGTAAGGGCTTTGGCGCTGCCTTAGCATTGACTACTAACTGA
- a CDS encoding penicillin-binding protein 2 has protein sequence MVRYYLPGQQSRHSLRNTSGKTHKKVVSLVQVPSRRLWIIFLLLCSGLVGLIGRTGWLQLVQAPTLKKQARQLQTQLTQPLGQRRPIIDRTGRLVAIDEKRFRLWAHPRYFNFPGDDSGLVRPPADVAEVLAEHLAIQASDLLKMMGRRTSGIKLEEQIDLETAKRIQSLGISGLDLEAYSQRIYPQASLFANVVGFLNTERVPQAGLERSRHSDLARQEQVLSLRRGADGTPLPDRVAKGAFYGDDLQLQLTLDSRLQQLALNALTKQVAEWKAKKGAAIVMDATNGELLVLVSTPTYDPNRYWSFPTGRFREWSVQDLYEPGSAFKPINLALALQERAIQPNDRVHDVGRLTIGGWPINNHDKKANGLIGLAKVLQVSSNVGMVQAMRRLDDHLYWTWMHRLGIDQRPNTDLPGAVAGQLKSRKQFTTQPIEPATTAFGQGFSLTPLKLVQLHAMLANKGKIVDPHITQGFRSGESLTPANFSSSRQLLRPEVTQTVLEWMESVVDEGSGRGAKTPGYRIGGKTGTAQKAVNGTYIPGAKICSFVATLPIDNPRYVIFVVVDEPQGTHAYGSTVAVPVAKQIIDALLVVEGIAPSKPANLNSPTKS, from the coding sequence ATGGTGCGATATTATTTACCTGGACAACAATCTCGACATTCGTTACGCAATACGTCAGGCAAAACGCATAAGAAAGTTGTTTCTTTGGTTCAGGTTCCATCTAGGCGGTTATGGATCATTTTTTTGCTTCTTTGTAGCGGTTTAGTTGGTCTAATCGGACGCACAGGTTGGTTGCAGTTAGTACAGGCTCCGACATTAAAAAAGCAAGCTCGGCAGCTTCAAACTCAACTTACCCAACCCCTAGGTCAACGTCGACCCATTATCGATCGAACCGGTCGTTTAGTGGCCATTGATGAGAAGCGTTTTCGCCTTTGGGCCCATCCTCGTTACTTCAATTTTCCTGGAGATGATTCCGGCCTGGTGCGTCCACCGGCAGATGTAGCGGAAGTTTTGGCCGAACATTTAGCGATACAAGCCTCTGACTTACTGAAGATGATGGGGCGGCGTACCTCCGGGATCAAGCTGGAGGAACAAATCGATCTTGAAACCGCAAAACGCATTCAGTCTCTTGGTATTAGCGGCTTAGATCTCGAAGCCTACTCTCAGAGGATTTATCCACAGGCCTCGCTATTTGCCAATGTTGTGGGGTTCCTTAATACGGAGCGTGTTCCTCAGGCAGGGCTAGAGCGCAGCCGTCACAGTGACCTGGCCAGACAAGAACAAGTCCTTAGTCTCCGCCGCGGTGCTGATGGCACACCACTACCAGACCGCGTAGCTAAGGGAGCCTTCTACGGCGATGACCTACAGCTTCAGCTTACCCTCGATTCACGACTTCAACAACTTGCCCTGAATGCTTTGACTAAACAAGTGGCCGAATGGAAGGCCAAGAAAGGCGCTGCGATCGTGATGGATGCCACCAATGGAGAACTGCTGGTTTTGGTCTCGACACCTACCTACGACCCCAATCGTTATTGGAGTTTTCCAACCGGACGTTTCCGCGAGTGGTCTGTCCAAGACCTTTACGAGCCAGGCTCCGCGTTTAAGCCCATTAATCTAGCTTTAGCTCTACAGGAAAGGGCAATTCAGCCCAATGATCGTGTGCATGATGTTGGAAGACTGACAATTGGCGGATGGCCTATCAACAACCACGACAAAAAAGCCAATGGCTTGATTGGTTTGGCTAAGGTCCTCCAAGTGTCAAGCAACGTTGGCATGGTGCAGGCAATGCGACGACTTGACGATCATCTTTATTGGACTTGGATGCATCGTCTTGGTATTGATCAACGTCCAAATACTGATTTGCCAGGGGCTGTCGCAGGCCAATTGAAGAGCCGGAAACAGTTTACAACACAGCCAATCGAACCAGCTACAACAGCGTTTGGTCAGGGTTTTTCCCTGACTCCGTTAAAACTAGTACAACTTCACGCCATGTTAGCAAATAAAGGAAAAATAGTTGATCCTCATATTACGCAAGGCTTTCGTTCTGGTGAGTCTCTGACCCCAGCTAATTTTTCTTCGAGTCGGCAGCTACTTCGTCCGGAGGTGACTCAAACTGTACTGGAATGGATGGAATCCGTTGTAGACGAGGGTAGCGGTAGGGGAGCCAAAACACCAGGCTATCGCATCGGAGGAAAAACTGGGACGGCTCAGAAAGCCGTAAACGGAACTTATATACCTGGAGCAAAAATTTGCAGCTTCGTTGCTACGTTACCAATAGACAACCCACGCTATGTAATTTTTGTTGTCGTGGATGAACCCCAGGGAACCCATGCTTATGGTTCAACTGTCGCTGTCCCCGTCGCCAAACAAATCATTGACGCCTTGCTCGTTGTTGAGGGTATTGCGCCTTCCAAGCCTGCCAATTTGAATAGCCCGACCAAGAGCTGA
- a CDS encoding type II CAAX endopeptidase family protein produces the protein MSSSSRQTSPRWKVLLAALSLVLAGFIWLSGLIDSLSRPSVSPSLTIQQQELSLLAEPAIPPSLRELLLGKDPRSALLRALEASSLKELSDRQQLLLSLLRFDKTPPIVDNRWSDDPLLMRFICEGRKGQVADCINVESALAAAWRLAISSLLPVLTVLLGSLLLVVQTWRALRGRSEVWPIVQGPALTLIDLALLVAGGFVVIGAVGVPLIALPLISSLTTEMKSPRREAVSVLINYSMMALPSLLILWRQLKSLPRAQAPIGGWLQWRWRPLPEAITSALSGWLMVTPVVVAISWLLVRLVGDTSGSNPLLELVLESSDQLSLLLLGITAVVLAPLFEETIFRGALLPILAQRLGMFAGVLLSALLFATAHISIGELAPLTVLGIGLAVVRISTGRLLPAVLMHALWNAVTFLNLLVL, from the coding sequence GTGTCCAGTTCTTCACGACAGACTTCTCCCCGCTGGAAAGTACTTCTGGCGGCCTTGTCTCTTGTACTGGCGGGTTTTATCTGGCTATCGGGACTTATTGACAGTCTCTCTCGGCCATCGGTTTCTCCCTCTCTCACCATTCAACAGCAAGAACTTTCGTTATTGGCTGAACCCGCTATTCCTCCATCATTGCGAGAGTTGTTGTTAGGCAAGGACCCGCGCAGCGCCTTGCTCAGAGCCTTAGAGGCTAGTTCTCTAAAGGAGCTTAGCGACCGACAGCAACTTCTCCTGAGTCTACTCCGGTTCGATAAAACGCCCCCAATAGTCGACAACCGTTGGTCAGATGATCCATTACTGATGCGTTTTATATGCGAAGGGCGTAAAGGCCAGGTCGCGGATTGCATCAATGTAGAGTCAGCCTTGGCAGCGGCTTGGCGCCTCGCCATAAGCAGTTTACTGCCTGTGCTCACCGTTTTATTGGGCAGCCTTTTATTGGTAGTTCAAACTTGGCGTGCTTTACGAGGCCGCAGCGAGGTGTGGCCTATTGTTCAGGGGCCAGCACTAACCCTGATCGATTTGGCCTTGTTGGTAGCGGGCGGCTTTGTGGTTATCGGCGCCGTAGGAGTACCTTTAATTGCCCTTCCACTGATTTCAAGCCTTACAACGGAAATGAAAAGTCCGAGACGTGAGGCCGTATCGGTACTGATCAATTACAGCATGATGGCCCTGCCCAGTTTGTTGATCCTCTGGCGTCAGCTTAAATCTTTACCTAGGGCGCAAGCTCCAATAGGTGGTTGGCTACAGTGGCGGTGGAGGCCGTTACCTGAAGCGATTACATCAGCCTTGAGTGGCTGGCTGATGGTGACGCCCGTGGTTGTAGCGATCAGCTGGCTTTTAGTTAGATTAGTTGGAGACACTAGCGGCAGCAATCCTTTGCTGGAGCTCGTTTTGGAGAGCAGTGATCAGCTGTCCCTGTTGCTGCTTGGAATCACCGCTGTCGTTTTGGCGCCGTTATTTGAAGAGACGATCTTTCGTGGTGCGCTTCTTCCCATACTGGCGCAACGCTTAGGAATGTTTGCGGGTGTCTTACTCAGTGCTCTGTTGTTCGCTACAGCACATATCAGTATTGGCGAGCTGGCGCCATTGACCGTGCTTGGGATCGGCTTGGCAGTAGTGCGGATCAGTACCGGACGCCTATTACCCGCGGTCTTAATGCATGCGTTGTGGAATGCGGTTACCTTTCTTAATCTGCTTGTGCTCTAA
- a CDS encoding histidine phosphatase family protein, giving the protein MSLCLLLVRHGLSSFNQARRIQGRDDSSNLTDEGHEQAQGIGRSLKEMTIDAVYSSPLKRAVATTASLLKARGGPAPATEFEDGLLEVDLEPWSGRSVEELIECHPEEYSLWKRQPLELELKRRDGSTYNPLAELTKQATRFIDHLLQRHPVEADATILIVGHNAILRCLMLTLLGEPKQGFQRLQIDNTSLSIINLYPGPEAPQVQIECLNNTTHLQPFPTKGDGARLILVRHGETDWNKAGRFQGRLDIPLNKNGRSQASATRNFLKNVSIDQAWSSTLSRSIETAEIILQAHPNVTLTQTNGLIEIGHGLWEGKLESEIRNEWPNLLEAWRHSPATAQMPEGEAIQDVWARSVQSWAEIAEGLKPAETALVVAHDAVNKTILCDLLGLTPADIWSVKQGNGGVTVVDIPLDSSRSVVVTCLNLTSHFGSMVDCTAVGAL; this is encoded by the coding sequence GTGTCCCTTTGCCTTCTCTTGGTCCGCCACGGTCTGAGTAGCTTCAACCAGGCGCGCCGGATCCAGGGGCGCGATGACTCATCCAACCTCACGGATGAAGGACATGAACAAGCTCAAGGTATTGGACGATCCTTAAAGGAGATGACTATCGATGCGGTTTATAGTTCTCCTCTCAAGAGGGCTGTTGCCACAACTGCCTCACTCTTGAAGGCAAGAGGGGGACCTGCACCCGCAACGGAATTTGAAGACGGTCTGCTGGAGGTTGACCTCGAACCTTGGTCTGGTCGGAGCGTCGAAGAATTAATCGAATGTCATCCGGAGGAATATAGCCTCTGGAAACGGCAGCCTCTTGAGCTTGAACTCAAGCGTCGCGACGGTTCTACATACAATCCCCTTGCGGAACTTACAAAGCAAGCAACTCGGTTTATTGACCATCTGCTCCAGCGTCACCCCGTAGAAGCCGACGCCACTATTCTAATTGTGGGCCACAATGCCATTCTGCGTTGCTTAATGCTCACATTGTTAGGTGAACCAAAACAAGGTTTTCAGCGTTTGCAAATAGATAATACATCTCTTTCTATAATCAACCTCTACCCCGGTCCTGAGGCTCCTCAAGTTCAGATAGAATGTCTAAATAACACTACTCATCTGCAGCCTTTTCCGACCAAGGGAGATGGAGCTCGTTTAATTTTAGTACGTCACGGAGAAACCGATTGGAACAAAGCTGGTCGTTTCCAGGGTCGGCTCGATATCCCTCTTAATAAGAACGGTCGCAGTCAAGCCTCTGCTACGCGGAACTTTCTCAAGAATGTCTCTATCGATCAGGCTTGGAGCAGCACTCTTTCGCGCTCAATCGAAACCGCAGAAATCATTCTTCAAGCACATCCCAATGTCACACTAACTCAGACCAACGGACTAATAGAGATTGGACATGGTCTTTGGGAAGGGAAGCTTGAGTCTGAAATACGCAACGAGTGGCCTAATCTTCTCGAGGCCTGGAGGCATAGTCCAGCAACTGCTCAAATGCCTGAAGGCGAAGCGATTCAAGACGTCTGGGCTCGTTCGGTTCAAAGCTGGGCTGAAATCGCTGAAGGCCTCAAACCCGCAGAAACTGCTTTAGTTGTAGCCCATGATGCAGTGAACAAAACAATCCTGTGTGATCTGCTGGGACTCACTCCGGCTGACATTTGGTCTGTAAAGCAAGGGAATGGTGGAGTTACCGTCGTCGACATTCCTCTGGATTCAAGCCGATCTGTAGTGGTGACCTGCCTTAATCTCACCTCCCACTTCGGCAGCATGGTTGATTGTACCGCTGTAGGTGCCCTTTAA
- a CDS encoding dihydroorotase: MNNTLLLDPVRVLRGIEYSVELSAVLIEAGVLTAFGEESRQKAIGLGVASTAAPTQIVAPCLVDPHSILETPCNGTHETIESLRRCAASAGYGQIALLPRGRVWRDRPDCLQDFSRGSTSDVHLHLWGGFSQNGRSKGLTPHRDLIEHGAIGLADDDAFISPQLLEQGLLLGEMGSFPVLVAPRDPVLQGDGMVREGVEALRAGWPQDPLTSEILPLIQLLALQKRHHDRHLRLMNLSTAAAVEHLVAYGRDAPLSSVNWWHLLADRNGLVAEALGWRVHPSLGGPKDREQLIDAVLNRTITAISVHAISLDDEDMLLPSDQRRPGLCGHHLVLPALWEALVNQHKGSIESLWHALSFGPSALIDQPPEQLSQGSRRWLLFDPNHLWTVRRDDPQAPRGANVPFLGQQLTGRVIASGLSY; this comes from the coding sequence ATGAACAACACTCTGTTGTTGGATCCGGTTCGCGTGCTACGCGGTATCGAATATTCAGTCGAGCTGAGCGCAGTATTGATCGAAGCCGGCGTATTGACTGCCTTTGGTGAAGAATCTCGCCAGAAAGCTATTGGTTTAGGCGTTGCCTCCACTGCGGCTCCTACACAGATTGTAGCTCCATGTTTAGTGGATCCACACTCAATACTCGAGACACCCTGTAATGGCACCCATGAAACGATCGAAAGCTTACGACGTTGCGCAGCCTCTGCCGGATATGGCCAAATAGCTCTACTGCCCCGAGGGAGAGTATGGCGTGACCGACCCGATTGCCTGCAAGATTTTTCTCGAGGCTCTACTTCTGACGTACACCTGCACCTTTGGGGGGGATTTAGCCAAAACGGAAGGTCGAAAGGCCTAACACCTCATAGAGACTTGATAGAGCATGGAGCAATTGGACTTGCAGATGATGACGCATTCATTTCTCCTCAGTTGCTAGAGCAGGGGCTCTTGCTTGGTGAGATGGGTAGCTTTCCTGTACTCGTCGCCCCGAGGGACCCCGTATTACAAGGTGATGGCATGGTGCGTGAAGGAGTTGAGGCTTTACGAGCGGGATGGCCTCAAGACCCCCTAACCAGCGAAATCCTGCCTTTGATTCAGCTGCTAGCCTTGCAAAAACGACATCACGATCGTCACCTGCGTCTAATGAACCTCTCTACCGCCGCAGCGGTAGAGCATCTCGTGGCTTATGGACGAGACGCACCGTTGAGTTCTGTCAACTGGTGGCATCTGCTGGCTGATCGCAACGGGCTAGTGGCTGAGGCTCTTGGCTGGCGTGTGCACCCATCTCTAGGAGGTCCAAAGGATCGCGAACAGTTGATCGATGCTGTGTTGAACCGGACCATCACCGCCATTTCAGTCCACGCCATATCGCTTGATGATGAGGACATGCTGTTACCCTCTGATCAGCGGAGGCCAGGGTTATGCGGCCATCATCTCGTTTTACCCGCCCTTTGGGAGGCGCTGGTAAATCAACATAAGGGGTCCATTGAGAGTCTATGGCACGCTTTGAGTTTTGGCCCTTCTGCCTTGATTGATCAACCCCCGGAACAACTTAGCCAAGGAAGTCGCCGTTGGCTTCTATTCGATCCTAATCACCTGTGGACCGTGAGACGAGATGATCCCCAAGCTCCACGGGGAGCAAATGTGCCCTTCCTGGGTCAACAACTTACAGGTCGCGTGATCGCCAGCGGGCTTAGTTATTAA
- the lepB gene encoding signal peptidase I codes for MEKRPSGVIGKINLIWDFWAPFLFTVSVYLLIRQFAFEARYIPSGSMLPGLQIGDKLIIEKLSYQERPPSRGDIVVFNSPSVFDPIWSLGAGRPGFLKCGLVTFPGVSWFIDQILVQRYPECDAWIKRVVGVPGDVIEVNTKGQVSINGKQFYEPYVSNFCIADSLKMTGCRGLYASVPEGNVVVLGDNRQNSQDARRWPGGPFLPNNQIIGRAVFRFWPPSRTGLLNN; via the coding sequence GTGGAGAAACGGCCTTCAGGTGTAATAGGCAAAATCAATCTCATCTGGGATTTTTGGGCCCCTTTTTTGTTCACTGTCTCCGTTTATTTGCTAATTCGTCAGTTCGCTTTTGAAGCGCGTTACATCCCATCAGGATCCATGTTGCCAGGCCTTCAAATTGGCGATAAACTAATTATTGAAAAGCTCTCCTACCAGGAAAGGCCTCCAAGTCGTGGTGACATCGTCGTTTTCAACTCACCCAGCGTATTTGATCCAATCTGGAGTCTTGGTGCTGGTCGTCCGGGTTTCCTAAAGTGCGGCTTAGTCACCTTTCCCGGGGTAAGCTGGTTTATAGATCAAATTCTTGTGCAGCGTTACCCTGAGTGTGATGCATGGATTAAACGAGTTGTCGGTGTACCTGGAGATGTAATAGAGGTAAATACTAAAGGTCAGGTTTCCATTAATGGCAAGCAATTCTATGAGCCATATGTCTCTAATTTCTGTATTGCGGATAGCTTAAAAATGACCGGCTGCCGGGGACTGTACGCTTCTGTTCCCGAGGGCAATGTAGTGGTACTTGGCGATAATCGTCAAAATAGTCAGGATGCCCGTCGCTGGCCTGGGGGGCCATTTTTACCAAATAACCAAATCATTGGTCGTGCCGTATTCCGCTTCTGGCCTCCCTCAAGGACTGGTCTTCTTAATAACTAA
- a CDS encoding 2Fe-2S iron-sulfur cluster-binding protein has translation MPTIQYEQEGQQVGCIEGANLRRASLDAGINPYKSLNNLNNCSGVGQCGTCVMEILEGQENLSPRSDVEEIYLADRPANFRLSCRTTVNGDVTVRTRPAEGVGRGSNSLVGAIKSLFGR, from the coding sequence GTGCCCACTATTCAATACGAGCAAGAAGGACAACAGGTTGGGTGCATTGAAGGTGCAAATCTGCGTCGGGCTTCCTTAGATGCTGGGATCAACCCTTACAAGAGCCTGAATAACCTTAATAATTGCAGTGGGGTTGGTCAATGTGGCACCTGCGTGATGGAAATTCTAGAAGGACAGGAGAACTTATCTCCCCGCAGTGATGTTGAGGAGATTTATCTCGCTGATCGCCCTGCAAACTTCCGCCTCAGCTGCCGTACGACAGTAAACGGCGATGTCACCGTACGGACCAGGCCAGCCGAAGGTGTTGGTCGAGGTTCAAACAGCCTCGTTGGTGCCATTAAGTCGCTGTTTGGTCGCTGA
- a CDS encoding resolvase, whose product MFPRSVESVGSQVQQSVDMSIDPSIVLSQSDALVGIDDVQKSLNRSRASVYRYTNTDPRDLNPPFNPRKLNPEHRCDQKDPLHFHPNEVARFAKDVLRIKEVTVEVLNSPSTATQQMLSSILEELRGIRAHLERSVKQAPSGPAQPS is encoded by the coding sequence ATGTTTCCTCGATCCGTTGAATCTGTGGGTTCACAAGTTCAGCAGTCGGTGGATATGTCAATTGATCCATCAATTGTCCTTTCACAGTCCGATGCTCTTGTTGGCATTGATGACGTTCAGAAATCTCTGAATCGTTCCCGGGCATCAGTGTACCGCTACACTAATACTGATCCACGAGACTTGAATCCACCTTTTAACCCTCGCAAGCTCAATCCAGAGCATCGGTGTGATCAAAAAGATCCACTTCATTTTCACCCTAACGAAGTTGCTCGGTTCGCAAAAGACGTTTTGCGGATTAAGGAGGTCACCGTTGAGGTGCTTAATTCCCCTTCGACAGCTACACAGCAAATGCTTAGCTCCATCCTTGAAGAGCTTCGAGGAATTCGGGCTCATCTGGAGAGATCAGTTAAACAAGCTCCGTCAGGTCCAGCACAACCGTCTTGA
- a CDS encoding proline--tRNA ligase → MRVSHLLLVTLREVPAEAEIASHQLLLRGGYIRRVGLGIYAYLPLMWKVIQRITAIVREELNATGAQETLLPQLHPAELWQRSGRWQSYTAGEGIMFHLEDRQGRKLGLGPTHEEIITNLAKELLQSYRQLPINLYQVQTKFRDEVRPRFGLMRGREFIMKDAYSFHSTEADLQSTYLEMDRAYRRIFERCGLATVPVDADNGTIGGAASQEFMVTAEAGEDLILLSDDGSYAANQEKAMSIAADAIPLEGSALQLISTPGETSIEALCHSHNWHPSQLVKVLLLIAHLGNKVEQPLLVSLRGDQELNNVKLMNSVSYLTEQEVLDCHPIGPEDLDRQGVSTIPFGFVGPDLDDALLSSARSWTKRFLRLIDCTAATMDRMICGANQLNYHRFCVSWNDLGGIPNSLDLRKARAGEACVHNPKACLIQKRGIEVGHIFQLGQKYSGAMESRFTNEAGKTEHFWMGCYGIGISRLAQAAVEQNHDDAGICWPEAIAPYEAIVVIANMRDRIQVDLGELIYGQLLNAGVDALLDDRKERAGVKFKDADLIGIPWRIVVGRGAGDSMVELVRRADRDVQNLPHADALAELLSELRP, encoded by the coding sequence ATGCGCGTCTCCCATCTTTTGCTGGTGACGCTTCGAGAAGTTCCTGCCGAGGCGGAAATTGCTTCTCATCAATTGCTGCTGCGCGGGGGATACATCCGCAGGGTGGGATTGGGAATATATGCTTATCTTCCCCTAATGTGGAAGGTGATTCAACGGATTACAGCCATTGTTCGCGAAGAACTTAACGCAACCGGGGCTCAAGAAACCCTATTGCCCCAGCTTCACCCTGCTGAATTATGGCAACGCAGTGGCCGCTGGCAAAGCTATACGGCAGGAGAAGGAATCATGTTTCACCTCGAAGACCGTCAAGGACGGAAATTAGGGCTGGGACCTACACATGAAGAAATAATCACGAACCTTGCTAAAGAGCTTTTGCAGTCTTACCGGCAACTCCCAATCAATTTGTACCAGGTTCAGACCAAATTTCGCGATGAAGTTCGCCCACGTTTTGGACTCATGCGCGGACGTGAATTCATCATGAAAGACGCTTACTCCTTTCATTCCACAGAAGCCGATTTACAAAGTACATATTTGGAAATGGATCGTGCCTATCGACGCATATTCGAGCGCTGTGGCCTCGCTACTGTCCCCGTGGATGCCGATAACGGCACCATCGGTGGCGCGGCTTCACAGGAGTTCATGGTCACAGCTGAAGCCGGAGAAGATCTCATTTTACTCAGCGACGACGGTAGCTATGCCGCTAACCAGGAAAAGGCCATGTCCATTGCAGCTGATGCAATACCGCTAGAAGGGAGTGCATTACAGCTCATCAGCACACCAGGCGAGACTAGCATCGAAGCCCTCTGCCACTCCCACAACTGGCATCCCAGCCAGTTAGTCAAAGTCTTGCTGCTCATCGCCCACCTGGGGAACAAGGTCGAACAGCCTTTACTGGTGAGTCTGAGAGGAGATCAAGAGCTTAACAATGTGAAGTTAATGAACAGTGTGAGTTACCTAACAGAACAGGAAGTGCTCGACTGCCATCCAATTGGTCCAGAAGACCTTGATCGACAAGGCGTAAGCACCATTCCGTTCGGTTTTGTGGGGCCAGATTTGGATGATGCCTTGCTGAGTTCAGCACGAAGCTGGACAAAGCGATTTCTCCGCCTGATCGACTGTACCGCAGCAACAATGGATCGAATGATTTGTGGTGCTAACCAGCTTAATTATCACCGATTCTGTGTTAGTTGGAATGATTTAGGAGGAATTCCAAATAGTTTGGATTTACGCAAAGCCAGGGCAGGCGAAGCATGTGTTCATAACCCTAAGGCTTGCCTCATACAAAAACGTGGCATCGAGGTAGGACACATTTTTCAGCTTGGTCAAAAGTATTCGGGAGCGATGGAAAGTCGTTTTACTAATGAAGCTGGTAAAACAGAGCACTTCTGGATGGGTTGCTACGGGATTGGCATTTCACGTCTAGCCCAAGCTGCCGTTGAACAGAATCACGACGATGCCGGTATCTGTTGGCCAGAGGCGATCGCACCATATGAAGCTATAGTAGTTATTGCCAATATGCGGGACCGAATACAGGTAGATCTGGGTGAACTCATTTATGGGCAACTGCTCAATGCGGGCGTGGACGCGCTGTTGGACGACCGTAAAGAACGGGCTGGTGTAAAATTCAAGGATGCTGATCTCATTGGCATTCCCTGGCGAATCGTTGTAGGCCGTGGCGCCGGCGACAGTATGGTCGAATTGGTTCGACGTGCTGATCGTGACGTGCAGAACCTACCTCATGCTGATGCACTCGCTGAACTACTGAGCGAACTACGCCCCTAA